Genomic window (Corynebacterium simulans):
AGTTTTGGCCCCGTGGCCGACTTTGGGCGGCATCAAGAGCGACGGCTATGGCTGCCATCTTTCTGGCTTTGCCCTAGATGAGTTCGTAAACAAGCAGTGCCTGTACACCAACGAGTAAGGCAAAATCCGTTCTAGACCGGAGGCAATCGGGCTACATACAAAAGTTCCCGCTTAGGAAAGCGGGATTTTTGCTCCTCCAACTGGGCTCGAACCAGTGACCCTTCGATTAACAGTCGAATGCTCTGCCAACTGAGCTATGGAGGAATATGTGTGCGGAAAGCTGTTGGAAGTGCTCTCTGCGACGTGAAGTAACTATATCTACCTTTCGAGATTGTTACAAATCGCCAGCTCGTGCTGGGTTTTTCAGTTCGGAGGTGTCGGTAAAATTTCGAGGCTTGAAAAGGGGCGAGCTTCAGTTGCTTCAACGCTAAAATCGGTAAAGTGTTGCTGTGGTCGAGGTAGGAAGTGGTCACTGATTGAAGATCGTCGTTTTCTCCCAGTTTTGGGCGCCGGAAAATGGGGTGCCCCAAAGGCGCTGGGTGTGGCTTTCTAGGGTTCTAAACGATCTAGGGCACGAAGTTAATGCTATTGCGCCTTTTCCGCATTATCGGATGAACAAAACTTTGGCTGATTCATTCAACTCGTTTAAGAAAATCGGTCTTGCGGAAACCGGAGGGGCTGGGGAAGTTGTATTCCGTAGCCCATTCTTAATTTTGGGAGATTCACTATCTGCAAGAGTCATAGCTCAAGCTGTGAACGCGGTTGGTGCGATTGCTACTGTCGCTGTACGTCAAAAGGAAGTTCGTGAATCTGACGTTGTGTTAGGTACTGTCCCCGCGATACCGACAGCGTTCATCTCGTTCCTTGTGGCGAAAATCTTCCGAAAATCATTAGTGATTGATCTTCGCGATGCTTGGCCTGATCTTTTAGATGTCCGAGAAAAGTGGAATGAATCAACCGGTAAACGATCGTTGCGTGAACGTATTTTCAGCCAGGGGCCGGCTCAGCTGCTTAGCTTTATCGTTAAGCATGCGCTCTTTTATGTGCTAGATCATGCAGATGGAATAGTGGTTACCTCCGAGGAACTCGCTCAAAGTTTGGAGCTGCGTGGTTTAAAGAGTGGAGCAAGATGCCGTCGCATTTTTACGATCCCAAATGTTTTCCCTTCAGCTCCAGGGGTTGAAGACATTGTTCGTCAGGCATCCGAGCATGAAGAGCTCCGGGTTCTTTATGCTGGCACTCTCGGCCGTGCTCAAAATCTACAAAACGCGATCCAAGCCGTTGAAC
Coding sequences:
- a CDS encoding glycosyltransferase family 4 protein; this encodes MKIVVFSQFWAPENGVPQRRWVWLSRVLNDLGHEVNAIAPFPHYRMNKTLADSFNSFKKIGLAETGGAGEVVFRSPFLILGDSLSARVIAQAVNAVGAIATVAVRQKEVRESDVVLGTVPAIPTAFISFLVAKIFRKSLVIDLRDAWPDLLDVREKWNESTGKRSLRERIFSQGPAQLLSFIVKHALFYVLDHADGIVVTSEELAQSLELRGLKSGARCRRIFTIPNVFPSAPGVEDIVRQASEHEELRVLYAGTLGRAQNLQNAIQAVELANSRGANVRLRFVGAGAAQPDLVSSAAGKDSVEFLESRSLSELKEQYLWADTALVHLAGWGPLKMAVPSKTFELISLSLHISGVVEGEAARLISDLEVGTVVKPDDPDALAEMWIEMFNDRSRLGVGTKGIRWLEEQRNVKVPMKLSKLMAALEKKGEE